The nucleotide window CACGTCATAGGGATTGGCGCCGTAGTTTCGTGTCAGCCCGCCAAGCAAAGAGACGAAGCGCAGGTTCTTCGCACTCACCCTCGGCATATATTGCACGGCAGCGGAAAGCGTGCGGCCATGACCAAGGCCGATGACCGTATTGTCGCCGCGCTCGATCTCGCGCTTGAGATAGCCGGCGCCGGCATGGCCGAGCGCGCGCAGCGGCAAGCCTTCCTCGCCGAGATCGGGGGCGACCTCGCAATATTGAAGCCCGAACCGTTCCGAAAGCCGCATCTCCAGTTCGACGCATTCGACGATATCCCCGTCGATGGTAACTTTGACGACGCCATCGGCAACCGCTCTGGCGATCAGGCGATGGGCCTTTACCGACGGCACGCCGAGGCGGCGCGCAACGTCGGACTGCGTCAGGCCACCGGCATAATGAAGCCAGGCAGCACGCACGGCAAGCGTATCATCGGCGTCCGTCATCACGGCTCCTTTTCGAAGGTCATGCGGCGATTCCGCCGTATCGCAGTGCTGCCTTTTAAAGATCTCCGCCTCAGATGTTCAAGTCAGCGACGCCGGTGTCGATATGCGGCGCCCAGAAGGCGACGCTTTCGGCGATCTGCGGGATGACCTGGCGATCATTCGGCTCGCGTTCCTTGAAGGAGAGTTCCAGGCAGATTTCATTGTCCTTCGCCCCACCTTCGGCCAGCGCCTGGAGCAGAGGTGCCGGCTGGATGCGGCCCTTGGCGTTGAATTCGGCGGTAAAGGGCCGGTGCCCGCCCTTGTCCATCAGGCTCTGTTTGATGTGGATGATCGGCGATACCGGTGGGACGGCGCGCGCCCAGGCATAGGGGTCGTAGTCGTCGGGGTTGGCAGAGGTGATATCGCCATGATCGATGTCGGCCATCATCCACATCGGGATGGCCATTCCGGCGGCTGTCAGCCGCTCCTGCAGCGACAGGCAGGCGCCGATCGTCTCGCCGAACTCGCGGCCGATGCTCATCGGCTCCCAGAACATGTAGGAGAGGCCTGCGGCGCGCGCATGCTCGGCGACATCGGCCCAACAATCGATGGCGGTCTTGATCAGTTCCTCGCGTCTGGCCGGATCGTCGAAGTCCTTATAGGTGAAGATCGCAAATTGCGTGCCGACCGAATGGCCGCCGAGATCGGCGGTGATGTCGGCAAAGGTCTTGAACCAGTCGACGTAGTAGCGGCGCACATCGGCATCCGGATGTCCGAAATGGTTGAGGCGCCCATAGGGGCCCGTCATTCCCGAGGTAACCCGCACCCCCGTGCGCTTCAGCGCAGCGCTCATCGTGCGCGTCAGGCGGCGGATCACCGGCGCTTGCCAGCTCGGATTGATGAACTCGTGGGTCAGTTGGAGGTCGCGGATCCGCAAGTCATGCGCAACCGTGTCGATCAGATCGTCTGGGTCGGCGAAGCGGTTCACCAGCGGATTGGTATTGAGCGAAAGGGTCAGCGGCATGGCGGCATCCTTCAGGCGGCGGCAAGGCGGGTGGAAGCAAACCACTCGCCAAAGGCCGCGCGCTCCGCTTCGTTCAGATGG belongs to Rhizobium indicum and includes:
- a CDS encoding sugar phosphate isomerase/epimerase family protein, with translation MPLTLSLNTNPLVNRFADPDDLIDTVAHDLRIRDLQLTHEFINPSWQAPVIRRLTRTMSAALKRTGVRVTSGMTGPYGRLNHFGHPDADVRRYYVDWFKTFADITADLGGHSVGTQFAIFTYKDFDDPARREELIKTAIDCWADVAEHARAAGLSYMFWEPMSIGREFGETIGACLSLQERLTAAGMAIPMWMMADIDHGDITSANPDDYDPYAWARAVPPVSPIIHIKQSLMDKGGHRPFTAEFNAKGRIQPAPLLQALAEGGAKDNEICLELSFKEREPNDRQVIPQIAESVAFWAPHIDTGVADLNI
- a CDS encoding sugar-binding transcriptional regulator: MTDADDTLAVRAAWLHYAGGLTQSDVARRLGVPSVKAHRLIARAVADGVVKVTIDGDIVECVELEMRLSERFGLQYCEVAPDLGEEGLPLRALGHAGAGYLKREIERGDNTVIGLGHGRTLSAAVQYMPRVSAKNLRFVSLLGGLTRNYGANPYDVMHRIAEKTGAHAYVMPVPFFANTGEDREVLKAQRAVKEVFDLANNADLKLVGLGTVDAEAQLVLSGMVEPGEIDDIAAAGGVGEILGHFFDADGHILDTALTARTLSASFPKTKKERLVALAGGQSKVAAIRAILNSRRLFGLITDERTAQALLK